GCTTCCTGAGCTCCTCCAACGGCAAGAAGGCCGTGATGGCCGTCACGGGTGCCGTGATGGTGCTCTTCCTTGTCGGCCACATGGCCGGGAACCTCAAGAGCTTCTTCGGCGCGGAGTCCTTCAACTCCTACGCGGCCTTCCTGCGGACCATGGGCGAGCCGATCCTCCCGCACCGCGTCCTGCTGACCGTCGTCGAGATCGGGCTGGTCGTCGCGGTCGGACTGCACATGTGGGCGGCGATCTCCCTGGCCAGGCGGGCGCGCAAGGCCCGTCCGGTCAGGTACGCGGCCAGGCGCAGGTCCCGGGCGGGCGGCTACGCGGTCCACACCATGCGCTACGGCGGCGTCGTCATCGTGCTGTTCGTGGTCTACCACCTGCTCGACCTGACGTTCGGCGCGGTCAACCCGGCGGGGGCCGGCTCCACCCCGTACGAGCGACTGGTCGAGGGCTTCGCGCCGTCCCGCTGGTGGGTCACCCTGTTCTACGTGCTCGCGGTCGTCATGGTCGGCCTGCACCTGCGCCACGGTCTGTGGAGCGCCTTCCAGACGCTCGGCCTGGCGAGCCGTCGCAGCTACCGCCCGCTGAGGGCCGCCGCCACGGGGTTGTCGGCCCTGCTGGTCGTCGGCTTCCTCGCGGTCCCGGTCGCGGTCGCGGTCGGAGTGATCAAGTGAGCGGGACCCGGCGTGACGAGCGCGGTGGCGTACGAGGAGCGGGTCTCCCGTACGGCGAACAAGGAGCGGGCCTCCCGCACGGCGGGCGAGAAGCGGATCTTCCGCGCGGTGAACAAGGAACGGATCTTCCGCGCGGTGAACAAGGGGCGGATCTTCCGCGTGGTGAGCGAGGAGCGGTGAGCGGGTCATGACCACGAGGTACACAGAGGGCGAGCCGATCCGCGACACCAAGGCCCCCGACGGCCCGATCGAGGACCGCTGGGAGAAGCGCAAGTTCGGCGCCAAGCTGGTCAACCCGGCCAACAAGCGCAAGCTCAACGTCATCGTCGTGGGCACGGGGCTGGCGGGCGGCTCGGCCGCCGCGACCCTCGGCGAGCTGGGCTACAACGTCAAGTCCTTCTGCTACCAGGACACGCCCCGCCGCGCGCACTCCATCGCGGCCCAGGGCGGCATCAACGCGGCCAAGAACTACCGGGGCGACGGCGACTCGATCTACCGGTTGTTCTACGACACGGTCAAGGGCGGCGACTTCCGCGCCCGCGAGTCCAACGTCTACCGGCTCGCCCAGGTCAGCGTGAACATCATCGACCAGGCCGTGGCCCAGGGCGTGCCGTTCGCCCGCGAGTACGGCGGCCTGCTCGACACCCGCTCCTTCGGCGGCGCGCAGGTCTCCCGCACCTTCTACGCCAGGGGCCAGACGGGCCAGCAGCTCCTGCTCGGCGCGTACCAGGCGCTGGAGCGGCAGATCGCGGCCGGAACCGTCGAGATGCACACCCGCCACGAGATGCTCGACCTGATCGTCTCCGACGGCCGGGCGCGCGGCGTCATCGTCCGCGACATGGTCACCGGCGAGATCGAGCGGCACCTGGCCGACGCGGTCGTGCTGGCCAGCGGCGGGTACGGCAACGTGTTCTTCCTGTCGACCAACGCCAAGGGCTGCAACACCACCGCGATCTGGCGGGCGCACCGGCGCGGCGCGATGTTCGCCAACCCCTGCTACACCCAGATCCACCCGACCTGCATCCCGGTCAGCGGCGACTACCAGTCGAAGCTGACCCTGATGTCGGAGTCGCTGCGCAACGACGGCCGCGTGTGGGTGCCGCTGGAGCGGGGCGACACCCGTCCGGCCTCGGAGATCCCCGAGGAGGAGCGCGACTACTACCTGGAGCGCATCTACCCGGCGTTCGGCAACCTGGTCCCGCGCGACATCGCCTCCCGCGCCGCCAAGAACGTCTGCGACGAGGGCCGCGGCGTCGGCCCCGGCGGCCTGGGCGTCTACCTCGACTTCGCCGACGCGATCCGCCGCCTGGGCCGAGACGCGGTGGAGAAGAAGTACGGCAACCTCTTCGAGATGTACGAGCGCATCACCGGCGAGGACCCCTACGCCCAGCCGATGCGCATCTACCCGGCCGTCCACTACAC
This region of Streptosporangium sp. NBC_01495 genomic DNA includes:
- a CDS encoding succinate dehydrogenase cytochrome b subunit — its product is MTATIERGSATAPVKPPADAPAKPTRPRRGGFLSSSNGKKAVMAVTGAVMVLFLVGHMAGNLKSFFGAESFNSYAAFLRTMGEPILPHRVLLTVVEIGLVVAVGLHMWAAISLARRARKARPVRYAARRRSRAGGYAVHTMRYGGVVIVLFVVYHLLDLTFGAVNPAGAGSTPYERLVEGFAPSRWWVTLFYVLAVVMVGLHLRHGLWSAFQTLGLASRRSYRPLRAAATGLSALLVVGFLAVPVAVAVGVIK
- a CDS encoding fumarate reductase/succinate dehydrogenase flavoprotein subunit — protein: MTTRYTEGEPIRDTKAPDGPIEDRWEKRKFGAKLVNPANKRKLNVIVVGTGLAGGSAAATLGELGYNVKSFCYQDTPRRAHSIAAQGGINAAKNYRGDGDSIYRLFYDTVKGGDFRARESNVYRLAQVSVNIIDQAVAQGVPFAREYGGLLDTRSFGGAQVSRTFYARGQTGQQLLLGAYQALERQIAAGTVEMHTRHEMLDLIVSDGRARGVIVRDMVTGEIERHLADAVVLASGGYGNVFFLSTNAKGCNTTAIWRAHRRGAMFANPCYTQIHPTCIPVSGDYQSKLTLMSESLRNDGRVWVPLERGDTRPASEIPEEERDYYLERIYPAFGNLVPRDIASRAAKNVCDEGRGVGPGGLGVYLDFADAIRRLGRDAVEKKYGNLFEMYERITGEDPYAQPMRIYPAVHYTMGGLWVDYDLQSTIPGLFVIGEANFSDHGANRLGASALMQGLADGYFVLPTTIGDYLANGPYGDVDEEAVAEAEVAVRERIARLLSNDGDRTADSYHRELGKLMWDYCGMERTEESLRKALERIPELREEFWRNVKVSGEAGELNQALERAGRVADFFDLAELMCVDALHRTESCGGHFRAESQDADGEALRDDEHFAYVAAWEYGEQGPILHKEDLDYEYVKMSQRSYK